A region from the Phycisphaerales bacterium genome encodes:
- a CDS encoding ankyrin repeat domain-containing protein has protein sequence MKRSTPPLLVALWTRDKDGFEALLAQKDAALAIDTRDADGRTALTHAVIDGLVEYAESLIDHGADVNTSDALEWTPLHFAAQSHNVEIATLLLRRGARPDSADSHGNTPLSTATFESRGRGEMVVLLLKAGADPDRMNKHGVSPRALADSIANFDVAQYFRALR, from the coding sequence ATGAAACGATCCACACCACCCCTGCTTGTCGCACTGTGGACCAGAGACAAGGATGGATTCGAGGCGTTACTCGCACAGAAGGACGCCGCCTTGGCCATCGACACTCGAGATGCCGATGGCCGAACGGCCCTGACGCACGCGGTGATCGACGGGCTTGTGGAGTATGCGGAAAGTCTCATCGATCACGGGGCCGATGTGAACACCTCGGACGCGCTCGAATGGACGCCTCTGCACTTTGCCGCTCAGTCGCATAACGTGGAGATCGCGACACTCCTGCTGCGTCGAGGGGCGCGCCCGGACTCAGCCGATTCACACGGCAACACGCCGTTAAGTACGGCGACGTTCGAGTCTCGCGGACGCGGCGAGATGGTTGTCCTCCTACTGAAAGCCGGGGCCGATCCCGATCGAATGAACAAGCACGGCGTGAGTCCACGTGCCCTCGCAGACTCGATCGCGAACTTCGACGTGGCACAGTACTTCCGAGCGTTGAGATGA